One window of the Rosa rugosa chromosome 3, drRosRugo1.1, whole genome shotgun sequence genome contains the following:
- the LOC133738582 gene encoding zinc finger protein 7-like, translated as MISHGEAESEIVLGKEQNRYSNYSDDNNEETEDLNQGEWLNLSLGGNLLSTEGDTDSQSRPASGKVFSCNFCMRKFFSSQALGGHQNAHKRERGAARRYQSQRMMSMMGFPFNTSTLRSLNVQPHSLVHKPSRYETALVARFNDAKTRFSMMPFTLDDVMDSMWPGSFRLDPQVLEPQSEPCKLDLNLRL; from the coding sequence ATGATCTCCCACGGAGAAGCAGAAAGCGAGATAGTACTAGGGAAAGAGCAAAACAGATATTCAAATTACAGCGATGATAACAATGAAGAAACAGAAGATCTTAATCAAGGAGAGTGGCTGAACCTGAGCCTAGGTGGGAATTTGCTCTCAACAGAAGGAGACACTGACTCGCAGTCAAGACCAGCTTCAGGCAAGGTTTTCTCCTGTAACTTCTGCATGAGGAAGTTCTTCAGCTCCCAGGCATTAGGAGGTCACCAGAACGCccacaagagagagagaggtgcagCTAGAAGATATCAATCTCAAAGAATGATGTCCATGATGGGCTTTCCCTTCAATACTTCAACGCTTCGATCGCTCAACGTTCAGCCCCATTCACTTGTGCACAAGCCAAGCAGATATGAAACTGCACTTGTAGCAAGATTTAATGATGCCAAGACAAGGTTTAGCATGATGCCTTTCACACTTGACGATGTAATGGATTCGATGTGGCCGGGCAGCTTCCGCTTGGATCCACAAGTATTAGAGCCACAATCAGAGCCATGCAAGCTCGATTTAAATCTTCGACTCTGA
- the LOC133738927 gene encoding uncharacterized protein LOC133738927 isoform X2, protein MASPHQIPYTRATPKPTKPSQSPPLALATNTEERKMALRSAGSLSRSLASTARVSLHRSAPTLRRLRPPTAPATRRFSFTSPRNLGELGCTQSLLHMRAATCLTSHLTVNARACCELSHGT, encoded by the exons ATGGCTAGTCCACATCAGATACCATACACCCGCGCAACTCCAAAACCTACAAAACCCTCACAAAGCCCTCCCTTGGCTTTAGCCACAAACACTGAAGAGAGAAAAATGGCTTTGCGCTCTGCTGGTTCGCTCTCTCGGTCCTTGGCCTCCACCGCTAGGGTTTCGCTCCACCGCTCCGCCCCAACTCTCCGGCGCCTCCGCCCGCCGACCGCTCCGGCCACTCGCCGCTTCTCCTTCACCTCTCCCAG GAACTTGGGAGAACTGGGATGCACACAGTCGCTGCTGCATATGCGAGCTGCAACATGCCTCACATCTCACCTGACTGTCAATGCGCGTGCTTGTTGCGAGTTGTCCCACG GGACTTGA
- the LOC133738927 gene encoding uncharacterized protein LOC133738927 isoform X1, whose translation MASPHQIPYTRATPKPTKPSQSPPLALATNTEERKMALRSAGSLSRSLASTARVSLHRSAPTLRRLRPPTAPATRRFSFTSPRNLGELGCTQSLLHMRAATCLTSHLTVNARACCELSHGTFCRTCQDR comes from the exons ATGGCTAGTCCACATCAGATACCATACACCCGCGCAACTCCAAAACCTACAAAACCCTCACAAAGCCCTCCCTTGGCTTTAGCCACAAACACTGAAGAGAGAAAAATGGCTTTGCGCTCTGCTGGTTCGCTCTCTCGGTCCTTGGCCTCCACCGCTAGGGTTTCGCTCCACCGCTCCGCCCCAACTCTCCGGCGCCTCCGCCCGCCGACCGCTCCGGCCACTCGCCGCTTCTCCTTCACCTCTCCCAG GAACTTGGGAGAACTGGGATGCACACAGTCGCTGCTGCATATGCGAGCTGCAACATGCCTCACATCTCACCTGACTGTCAATGCGCGTGCTTGTTGCGAGTTGTCCCACGGTACCTTCTGCCGTACTTGTCAGGATCGCTAG
- the LOC133740930 gene encoding alpha-L-fucosidase 2, whose amino-acid sequence MEDGDWVLVRPPAEKDLWTPSLVKEDESSKPLKVTFGGPAKFWTDAIPIGNGRLGAMVWGGVPSETLQLNEDTLWTGTPGNYTNPNAPQALTEVRKLVDDGKYVEATEAAVKLSGDPSDVYQLLGDINLEFDDSHLKYAEETYSRELDLDTATARIKYSVGDVEYTREHFASNPDQVIVTKISASKSGSLSFTVSLDSKMHHGSHLNGKNQIILEGSCPGRRIAPKYNDNPEGIQFTAVLDLQISGDKGVIHALDDKKFRVEEADWAVLLLVASSSFKDAFTKPSDSKRNPTSESLTALNSIRNLSYSDLYAHHLDDYQNLFHRVSLQLSKSSKSILGNKTLEMKKLNPITNLNFKRSDNALGSTADRVKSFKTDEDPSFVELLFQYGRYLLISCSRPGTQPANLQGIWNYKIEPAWDGAPHTNINLQMNYWPSLPCNLRECQEPLFDFTSLLSINGSKTAKVNYEASGWVVHQVTDIWAKTSPDRGQAVWALWPMGGAWICTHLWEHYTYTMDKDFLKNKAYPLLEGCASFLLDWLIEGRGGYLETNPSTSPEHMFIAPDGKQASVSYSSTMDISIIKEVFSAVLSAAEVLGKTEDTFVEKVRNAQSRLPPTKIARDGSIMEWAQDFEDPEVHHRHVSHLFRLFPGHTITLEKTPDLCKAVDYTLFKRGEEGPGWSTTWKTALWARLHNSEHAYRMVKHLIDLVDPEHESNFEGGLYSNLFTAHPPFQIDANFGFSAAVAEMLVQSTVKDLYLLPALPRDKWANGCVKGLKARGGVTVNICWSEGDLHEVGIWSKDNNTVKKLHYRGNTVTANISSGRIYTFNRQLKCVRTVGL is encoded by the exons ATGGAGGATGGTGACTGGGTTCTGGTGCGGCCGCCTGCAGAGAAGGACCTCTGGACCCCAAGTTTAGTGAAGGAGGATGAGAGTTCTAAGCCTTTGAAGGTTACTTTTGGTGGGCCTGCGAAGTTCTGGACTGATGCAATTCCAATTGGGAATGGGAGGCTTGGAGCTATGGTCTGGGGTGGTGTGCCTTCAGAAACTCTTCAGCTCAATG AGGACACACTCTGGACTGGAACTCCGGGCAACTACACCAACCCAAATGCTCCACAGGCACTAACAGAGGTTAGGAAACTTGTTGATGATGGTAAATATGTTGAAGCTACTGAAGCTGCGGTCAAGTTGTCCGGAGATCCTTCTGAT GTATACCAACTACTCGGCGACATCAACCTAGAATTTGATGATTCGCATCTCAAGTATGCTGAAGAAACTTACAGCAGAGAGCTAGACCTAGATACTGCAACAGCAAGGATAAAATATTCTGTGGGTGATGTAGAATATACTAGGGAGCATTTTGCTTCGAATCCCGATCAAGTGATTGTGACAAAGATCTCTGCAAGTAAATCAGGGTCCCTATCATTCACAGTTTCTCTAGACAGCAAGATGCATCATGGTTCACATTTAAATGGTAAAAACCAAATTATACTTGAAGGAAGTTGTCCTGGTAGAAGAATTGCACCAAAGTATAATGACAATCCAGAGGGGATTCAGTTTACTGCAGTTCTTGATTTGCAGATTAGTGGTGACAAAGGTGTGATACATGCTTTGGATGACAAGAAATTTAGAGTTGAAGAGGCAGATTGGGCTGTTTTGCTTCTGGTGGCCTCATCTTCATTTAAGGATGCATTTACTAAGCCTTCTGATTCTAAGAGAAATCCAACTTCAGAGTCTCTCACTGCATTGAATTCAATAAGAAATTTGTCATATTCTGACCTCTATGCTCATCATTTGGATGACTATCAGAATCTTTTTCATCGTGTCTCATTGCAGCTCTCTAAGAGCTCTAAGAGCATATTAGGAAATAAAactttggagatgaagaagctCAACCCTATTACCAATTTGAATTTCAAGAGAAGTGACAATGCCTTGGGTTCTACTGCTGACAGGGTGAAATCCTTTAAAACTGATGAAGATCCTTCTTTTGTGGAACTCTTGTTCCAATATGGTCGATATCTCCTTATTTCATGCTCACGGCCTGGAACTCAGCCGGCAAACCTGCAGGGTATATGGAACTACAAAATTGAACCTGCATGGGA TGGTGCTCCTCATACGAACATTAATCTTCAGATGAACTATTGGCCTTCCCTTCCTTGTAATCTACGAGAATGCCAGGAGCCCTTATTTGATTTCACATCTTTATTATCTATTAACGGAAGTAAAACAGCAAAG GTCAACTATGAAGCTAGTGGTTGGGTTGTGCATCAAGTGACTGACATATGGGCGAAAACATCACCAGATCGAGGTCAAGCTGTATGGGCTTTATGGCCAATGGGAGGGGCGTGGATCTGTACTCATCTATGGGAACATTATACTTATACAATGGACAAG GATTTCCTGAAAAATAAGGCATATCCTTTGTTGGAAGGATGTGCATCATTTCTGCTGGACTGGTTGATTGAAGGACGTGGCGGGTATCTTGAAACCAACCCATCAACTTCTCCAGAGCACATGTTTATTGCTCCTGATGGTAAGCAGGCCAGCGTGAGCTACTCATCAACCATGGACATCTCAATCATAAAAGAAGTCTTTTCTGCAGTACTTTCTGCTGCTGAG GTTCTAGGAAAAACTGAAGATACTTTTGTTGAAAAAGTTCGTAATGCTCAATCTAGGCTTCCACCCACAAAAATTGCTAGAGATGGTTCTATTATGGAATGG GCACAAGATTTTGAGGACCCAGAAGTACACCATCGACATGTATCACACCTGTTTCGCCTGTTTCCGGGCCACACAATAACTCTTGAAAAAACTCCAGACCTCTGTAAAGCAGTGGATTATACCCTTTTTAAAAGAG GAGAGGAAGGTCCAGGATGGTCAACTACCTGGAAGACTGCATTGTGGGCACGTCTTCACAACAGTGAACATGCGTATCGTATGGTCAAGCATTTGATTGACTTGGTAGATCCAGAACATGAAAGTAATTTTGAAGGAGGACTATACAGTAACTTGTTCACTGCACATCCTCCTTTCCAGATTGATGCCAACTTTGG TTTTTCAGCAGCAGTTGCCGAAATGCTTGTCCAAAGCACAGTCAAGGACCTGTATTTACTTCCTGCTCTTCCTCGGGATAAATGGGCAAATGGTTGTGTCAAGGGCTTGAAGGCACGCGGTGGGGTGACGGTCAACATCTGCTGGAGTGAAGGAGATCTTCACGAAGTTGGCATTTGGTCCAAGGACAACAACACTGTTAAAAAACTACATTATAGAGGAAATACAGTTACGGCAAACATATCGTCGGGCAGGATTTATACATTCAACAGACAGTTAAAATGTGTGAGGACAGTAGGTCTCTAA